The DNA region tttataaatctttGCCAAAAGTAAACGCAAAAAGGCTGACCTACCAAAATAAAggaaataataatagtttaacTTTAGAATAAAGAATAGCATTTAGTAATTATTGAGGGACTGAGTGACGAACCAATATCATGGCCTTGACATTTTCGTGGGTGAATTTGATGGAGAAAGGTTGATCTTTGTAGATCTGCATCAAAAGATCAATGAAACTCTCTGTCTCTTGTTTAGGGCGGTTAGGGTCAAGAGTCTCGTCGAGGAGTTCTTGAAGGTAAGTGTCGAGCTCCTTGAAAGCTCTCTTGAGACGGGCACTAAGACCAGTGAGATTGTCAAGAAATCCGAAATAAGGGAAGAGGTCGGAGAAAAACAGAGTACCCAAAAGGGCTTGAGTCTCGTACAAGATGTTTATGAATCTCTTCATCTCGGTTCCGTACTCGTTGTAGCGCTTACCAAAAGCTTGTCTACAGACGACACAGTTGGTGAAGGACAAGAGAAGCTCACTTAAATCAACGGTCCCTGATTGATCAGCGGCTTTGTAGATCTTGTCCATCATACGTTGGCACTCTTCTTCTCTAACGGGTCGGAAACTTGCGACGCGATTTGGGCTGAATAGGTTAACCATACACATCTTCCTCATCTCACGATAGTACGCTGTGTACTGTCCGAAACCAAGCTCACGACCTTGATATGACATCGTTTGTTGCCCCTTCAGGAGAGGACGAGCGGTGAAATTGAGGTCCTGGGTCTTGAGGAGTTCCTTGGCTAACTCCGCCGATGAGATCACTGCAAGGCGGCGTCCACCGATTTTCATTGTGAAAATTGGACCGTAGAGCTTGGAGAGACGAAAAAGGAAGTGTTGGGGGTTAAATTTTTCCATCTGGTGGAGGTTTCCAATAATAGGAAGACCTTTTGGCCCCGGAGGCAGCCGGAGAGATTTCTTCGTGGAGctccggaggaggaggaaggcTGCGACCGCTACCATGGCGGCAATAATCAAGAAGAGATCCATTTGTAGTACTGCTTGTTATTGGATACTCTCTACCAATGCAAGTGATGGTCTGATTAAATAGGAAGGCTAAGTCGTCGTTTACTTTAGAGGGtgatcattttaaatttttatttttttttggttgttggttggttatatttgttttgttttgttttgacagGTGACAGAACTTGCGTTGTTTTTAAAACGTGATTTTAGTAGGTGAACTGGCTTCATTGTCTCTAATATGCATAGTCAGATACatttttaaatgtaaacaaTTTCTGAAAACAAGCAGATTTGTTTATCgagatgattttaaaatatgaaaatatcacCATAAATGGATTTGATTATACATATAATGGAATTcgataaaatagttatatataatttgatatgaGATATCAAGGTGATTGCATAATCTTTTAACCCTAAATTcatgttatttttctttatacaTAAAGAGTTGATTATACATATAATGGAATtcgataaaataattttatataatttgatatgaGATATCAAGGTGATTGCATAATCTTTTAACCCAAAAttcatgttatttttttatacataaaGAGCTGACTgggtatttttttctttgaatatatacatatattggaatataatatcaaatgagTAAGCTAAAATATATTACTGAAATGGAATATGAAAAACttaagaaaatatcaaatttaggTTTCGTTctataaacttttttaaaattaaattatcaaaataagtttttaagtttttgaaCTCTCAACAAAACTTCTTCTGGTTTAGGTGTCATTTTTTAGGAACACTTTCTTAATCACAAAATTTGGGTTTAATATAATTGAAATTATACGCCTGTTTAATCAAAGCCATAACATGGTAGTACTTCAGAAGTTATCTGCTTCATATAAATGCAACTTGCACTcttcttatttgttttaaattatgtaaatatactCTGCACTTCAATAATTTGTGATGGAAACGTGAATTTTTCAGTTTAACTGTGCATAATTTCAACTTAAAAGTCAGTCATATAcagaaagaaaattatttaaaaagacATGCACCATTTCCTGCGCAGCCAATTTTGAAACTAAAGGCCGTCAAAATACACCATTTTAAGTCATGTGGAAATAATTGTCATGTGCTTGCAAATCCTATAATTTCTATGGACGTATCATCTGTATTAAAGGGTTTAAGTGTAACGATCCggtttagaaatatttttattttaataagcaGAGAACTGTTAGAGGTTTTATCTCAAAGTGTTTTTATTCTAAGTGTCTGAAACACTTGATGTTGGAGATAATTAATACATGAACTAATATGATCCTAGCAAAAATCGACTCCCAAGAACGGTTGAGAAAGGGATAAGCTTTGTTGTGCGAATCAGAGACTCAAGCACACAAGAGTTGTGGATGGAATGGCAACACAAAAGATGCGGAAAGTCTTTTGATACTCATAGTTCGGCTTCTCTGGATACAACACACTAAAGAACTTGAACCTTGATTTGTTGGATATTACAAACCAACAAATTGAGAGAAAACACAATAAAAAGAATATGATAAAAAGATGGTTGTTATTCAGACTGATTTCGAAGCATACAGATAAAGAGATAATCTTGCACATACACAAGGTCTCAAAAATGCAAAAGGAGTAAAACCACTAGTTCCTCTTGAAAATGCAACATAGATACCAAATAAAGACTAAATGTTTGACTTAGAAAATTTAGATATAAAGAATAACTTAAGATAGAAATGATAACTCTTATTTTTGGACCGATGAATCAATAACAAAGTGATGCGAAATAACTTCTGGCTTCGTTAAAAACATTCCTTTGAAAAAATAATGGGATATAACCAAAGGTAAGGAAAAGAGAATACACAAGCtactcactacaagaaatatgtacATTCTTAGCTCACGATAAATGCTATCGTAGGCCTTTCATAGCGTTTTATGATCTGCTATGTCATCGGCAGCCATCATAGATACCCTCTCTACGATAGCATTTTTTTTACGCTATGTAATGTATAGATATGATAGCAATAAACGAATGCAATTATTAACATAACTATGACACaaattttttgttacaaattgaTTACGATTAATGTTTTGTGCTATGATAAGCCATTATGCAATagctattatattttatttattaaataaaaataattctaattagaaaataaaaatgaaaacaaattttatttataaactaaatttggTTTACACATAAATTCCAGTTTATAAAACTAACCAGAATTAAGAAAATCTAAGTAAaaccagaaacaaaaaaaaaactaaactcttcttcctcttgccATCTCCACGTCTCATCTTCTTCGAACGTCCAGTGTTTACCTTTCTCTGCCATCTTCGAATTCTATCGCTTCTCAACTCTTAAGAGTATGCTGGGCGAAATCAGTTGTTGATATCATCACTCCTGCCGCAGTGGAACCCAATTCAAGACTTAGACTGAGCTTGTAACTACACTGAAGAAGCCAAAACAATACTGAGTTTATGAACTGAAAATTTGAGATAACACATGTGCAAAGAGCCAACAGAtaagaagaacaaagagatcAGACTGACTCAAGCGACAAGCAAACAAAATGCTACAGCGCCAACTGGTAGAGCTTAATAACGcttaagttgataaaaaaattaaagaccAAAAACGAAAGCAGGTAAGAAATGTGTGTATACCTGAGAAGAAATGCTTTTCGTGAGCTTTAGAAACCAAGGTAACCAGGTATGTGACAATACAAACAAAGCAGCCAAAAACGCAATCAAAATAGCCAACCTGGAAAAAATTACAGCAAggtcaaaagaaagaaacagagacCATCACTGTGGACAGGAACAAGTGAGAGTCAATCTTTCCTCTGATCAGGAAAGATATTCAGAGGATTGTCAAGGTACTTCCTCGCCAACTTCTTCACCCAAGTAGGCATAGTTTCTGAGAAAAGCATGCTTTGTCTCTTCTGTAGTTCTGTGGGAGATTCTCAAGAATCAGACTCCACAACCTCCTCAAACCCAACAGCAAGTATCTGGTCACCTAACaacataagaacctgaaaagtTTACAACAAAAGAACCCAACAGCAAGCATCTGCTGGATATGTCTTCTCCTCCATCCTGAAAAGctagtaataatatttttttaaaaacagtccAGACAAGAGAAATGGATCAAAGATATTAACATAGACTGCTGCAACCTCTCACCTTGAGGAGTAGACTGAAAACCACAGTCGGTGAGATGATATGGCCACTATATCTTCACCGCCGTCGTCCTCTTCCTCTGTCTTCTCCGTCTCTGCTACCGAGGAAGAGAAGCTCTGCCGCGGGTTCGCCTCTGTCAAAACGCCATCAGATTCAAAACAGAGGAAGTGAGGGAGAGATGGaaatagagagagagcaaattTGACCTCGCAGATGGTGGAGAGTCATCGGGTTTCTTCCTCGAGCCGTTCACAACTTTCGGCAAATTTGATGTTGTATTTGCAACAGCCAAACATTGTCCTGAGCCTTCCAAATGCAACAGCCAAACTGATGGTCACAACACCACAGTTATAAGCACTTTTAAGCTCCAAAATCAAGGAACAACACAAAGCTAAAACAAGTCACACCAGTTACCAAACTATACTGATTGATTATGTACAGAAAATGAAACCCGTAGTACAGAGAGAACCAGAACACACGGAGAACCATATATCGAAACCCAGACACATAAACACAGATGGAAAGACAGGAAAAATCAAACCAGAGATAAGAACAATCTAAATCGAGGACTAATACAGAACAATAATTTATCCCCAATTCAAAACCCTAACACTAAAACTAATTGAAACCATACTCCATGACtaatacaaaacaataaatagcagaagaagaagggagAACGACGATTCCATGAGGACTCTTGTCGGAGGAGAGAACGAGAAGGAGAGTCGGAGGAGACTGGTCGGTGTCGAGAGAGAAAGATAGGAGAAGAGGAGCGGAGAGGAGGAAGAGATATCGGTGGgactcttttttttaataggGTTTCAGTTTCTAAAGAGAGTTGGACTTTTTCTTTTCAAGTCTATCggccaataattttttttattagcttAAGTATCTAAAAGTGATATCACGAGAGGGAAAAATTATGTATTTGGCGCTCGCTTAATTTTTATCCGAGTATTGGCGAAATTAGTTCCCGCTTAGTAATATTATAGCATTTACTCTATCATAGCTTTTATCTAAtgctattaaaaatatgaaaatttaaaaattatcaacgATAGCAGTTCAGTAAAACGTGCTATAATAATATGCTATCAATGTagactttttttgtagtgactTGCTTAGTTGTTGAGAGCTTGAACTTAGACTGTCTTGGATGATggttgaaatataaaaatgatagtGCTCATCTCTAACAATGTATTCTTCTTGTTGTATCCTCAGCTACGTGCTGTCCATGATCAGATTCATGCATCCATTGTTTTGTGCTATCCATGATCACATAATCTCCTCTCTTGACCTCAAATCTGTTTTACTTGCAATAAAAGAGACCAAATCAGCAACTTTAAGGTTTCAAATCGGATTACACTTACCTTGGAAGCCTTGGTGATATGCATTGTTGCTGATCCGTTTGATTATACAGAAGGGACTGTCAAATTTTTGCAAAAAGAAAGGTTCTCTTTTCTCTTGATGTATTCCTCAAACCTGATTCATAATCACATAACAAGTTAGCACATGAAAATTCATCATAGAGTAAATCttattcaaaatatatcttTGTTGAGGATGAAGCTAGTGACGTCTTGGTGCTTATCCTGGTCCAAATCAGGTGGTTTGAACTGCTTGTCCTCCTAGTTTCTTCTTTTGTGCTTTTTCAAGGCTTTTCTGAAATCTGTACTTGGTTCTTTTGACAAAACACGTGGATTATATCTGTGTATTCAGTGATAAGATAATCCTTGAAAACATAATTACATACCTCAGCAAGCTCCTCTGGTCGCCATAAGTAAATCTGCAGGCACCCAACCCTATCAGATACACTTATTTCACCACATCAACCCAAACCGACATGTTTGGCCAGAATGGCAATATCTTGATGATCAGATGGCCATTTCCTGTGTTCTCTAGTTCATTGGATCCATGACTGACTTGGTTTCATTCTCCAATTGGTTTCATATTGAAACTCTTTTTGAGCTGAGACGTGCAACACCTTATCTTCAACGGATGAGAGATCAACAAAATATTGATGCACTTGATTTCTTCTCAATCAGTTTGATCTTGTTATGTGATTCCACAACTCTCCTCCAGGCTCAAATACAATATTTTCCATGCCCAATTCATGTCTTGACAGATCCACTGCTATTTTCTTATTCCAAACAAAAGAAGTGATTAGAAAAGTACCCAAGAATGTCTTTTGGAAACCAAACAACCAGATGATTCATCCTCCGAGCTGTCTTTGGTCTCTGGGTATCTCCTTTTCTACCATGTATTGTTCCAAAGTAACTATGACGTCCTGAATTAGTTCCTCTTCTTTCTGAATGATAGGTGACGGTCCTTTGGCTTGATCTTCTTGAATAGGTCCAGTCGATTCCAGTTCTACCAAGTTAAGATATGAGACAGCAATGAATGGCTCTTGGTTCTGTGCTTCTAAAGATGGACATGTTGTTCTGGTCTTTTTGAGTTGTTCCTCCACATCCTTAAACACTTGTGACAACTCCTTGATTTCCTCTTTGTTGAAACAGAATTGTTTATCATCCATAGATGGTTTAAAAGACTGTTTGTCTTGACTGAAATATGTATTTGTCGTGCAAGATGAACCAAATACAGTGGATGGACGTGATCTGCACCGTCATGTGGTTTCTGAACCGAGACTGAAAGGTATAGCTTTGTCTCAGATGGCTTGTTGTGTTCAGTGCTCCAATTGTCTCGTTCAAACCTTCTTTGCTGTGGAGTTTCATTCCTAATAACAGAGCTGTTCTGCCTCAAACAAGTTTCTTCTTGACTTGTTCTTCTCTGCCTTTGATTCCTCGATTAATGTAATTCTTGGCAAAATGAATCAGTTCTGGAATCCATTCTGACAGACATTGCTTCAAGTAATAGCCTTTCATCCTTGCTGAGTTCCTTGGGTTTCCTTTCCTTCTTCATGGTTAGCTGAGACACACGAAAACAAAACTCAGTAACTAGTTCTTACAAAATCAAAACACTCAGATATGAACAACTCAGAaatcagttttaattttttttaatcaatttcaGTTGCAGTGAccagaataaaaaataaacctaAGAGATCACAAAACACAGATTCGATTTTAAGAACCCGGATCAGATGGATCAAAAAACATCAAACCCTTACAGATCGTGATCTAAGAAAGATGAACAGCCTAATACTTGAACTAGATAAAAAGATCTTTACTTTAACAGAAGCAAATTCAACAAACACAGATCTGATTTATTTTGCTGAGAATTGAAGAGTCAAAAACGAAATATGAGAGAAAGATCAGAAAACTCAATTTTTAGAatgtgctctgataccacttaatgtgATCCTAGCCAATATCAACACTCTAGAACGGTTGAGAAAGGGTTAGGATTTGCTATAcaaatcaaagactcaatcagAAAAGGTTTGTGGATCGCATGGTGACAGGAGGTGCAGAGAGTCTCTTGATAGTTCGCCTtctttaaatcctaaacactaaccatcaaccctaaaccctaaactctaaatcgtaaactctaaacccaaaatcttaaatcttaaactctaaaccatagatcgtaaatcctaaacccaaaactctaatccaaaaatcataaatcctgaaccctaaatcataaatactaaattCTAAACCATGAATTCTAAGCCAAAAACCTTAAACTCTTAACCCTAAACCCATCATCTTTTTGGGTTCGAATTTACAGTTTAgagttttgggtttagaatttagagttttaggtttagagtttaggatttataatttagggtttagatttacaATTTAGATTATAGGATTTATGGTTTCTGGTTTATAGTTTTTGGTGTAagctttagggtttagattttaagattatggtttatggtttagaattttagatttagggtttaagattttggGTTTGTAGTTTTAGAGTTTTGCATACGTCGTTAATGTCGGTGTTGTTACAGAAGTCAATATTTTGCGTGAAAGTCTTAAGGTGGAGCCCATATCATTATTTATCACAATATAACTTGTCGAATTCTTAATCTATATAAAAAAGTGTATTGCCTTCATTTGTAAACTAGGTGTTTTACCTCCATATGTGGGTATAATCGTTTTACtaatagttattaatatatgtattatgatttaaatatcatGATAACTTATTCTCTATATTCTTAATCATATTagttttttcgatttttatttcgGTTGTCTCTTTAACACAAAggaaatctataaaaatatgaGACCATAAAAACATTATCACATATCAAATATTCCACAGaataaattaaagtaaaaatGTGAACTTTTACTCTCTCTTAATCtgctttgtatttttttgaacCAGAAACATGtattaaattatcaaaaaacactaaaacacacaaaatccaactaagaacaaaataaataaaaattaaataaaaactagagTTCGTGTATAATTTagaagaaaaacatttttaaactaATTGAGATAATGACAATATTTTCAATTGGTTTACTTGATCAATATATACATTGACGTCTTAATATTTCATAAGTttacttttaacaaaaaaaattagataatgatagttttattactaaatttaatttatggtTAATTACATAATGATAAatgtaattattaattaaatatatatatctatttttccGTTTGAGAAACTAAACCACGAAATATATATTCACAACATGATTATATGGGTAACTCTCTAAACTAGATATCAaagtatatttttcttataaattaaaCAGTAATAAAACATACATGAACAGAAGTAATTAAGAATACCTAATTCATAATTACAAACTCCATGTAACAAAACCGATTTGCTCCTAGTATTTcaaactcaaaaagaagaagaacataaaactccaacaaaaaaaaaacaaatatcaaaagtaCATAAATAtggatttcaaaaaaaaaaatcgagacAACTTGAAATGAATGAGAAAAATGAAACTATAGagtttaaaacattttacattatatgaaaataagaattggtcctaacttgtttaaaataattataattgtaattcGAATTAGAAAGTTTGAAAtagttatgttatttaaattaataaattattgatttaaactaaaaactaataagaatcttgtgaaagttaaaataattataatcataattcCAATTAGACTGGCTGGCGGAGTATTgtttcagctagatctctgtTAAGCAAAAgactaattaaaagggtgggaacaaGTACATCTATCTCCGTATGGAATAATCTCTGGCTCCCAATGATATACCATGATTTTTATCCACTTTTAGGCATGGTATATTggtattttaggatatattatattcattcttgggtctatattgcatatttatagGTACATGAGTTAACggaagaaagatgatgatttggAGCATTTTAGAGCATTTTAGAGATTACACCCGACAAGGACCATATCGACTACTCGAGGTCGATAAGGAGAGACACGCGTCGATCGATGTACAGTCAgtactatcgatcgacacttagcCACATAAGCCCACATTTGGTCACAGtcgacttgaagcccaagacacCATCTATTTACCATAATTCTCCTGACAtgttttaacctaattattcTACTATTTAAGTCTTGCCTATGTGTTTTGACAGACAACGGTTTTTCTAATATAGCTTTTAGTTTCATAgttttggtgagagagagagttgtcaaATCTGAGAGCATTCTTGAAcaccatttatttatctattctatttacatagctttttatgattttgtctATATCTTACttggctatgtctgagtagacACCTTTGTTAGATTTGAGGTTCAAATAGGTACGagggattagcccaaaatatgattacctgagcatgtgatattcatcttagaaagtcatgcttaatgcttgtgtaggagtagctaagctacacatgaatacaaagatacattccttggatctatcttctttgAGCCAGCAGTTTACCTGGAACAAGCGACAGCTGACTGGGTGATTTTTTGGTGAACTGTATTCAACCTACGATCGGTAAAGCTTGCTAGtagcgcatcgatcgatactcctatagagtgaCCGATCGATAGACGCGGGGTAAATGACAATCAATATAGTCAACAGCATATCAATCAATACATGCACAACAAGTCGATCGATGCATGCGacataatatcgatcgatacttaaTCTATGACCCGCCAGGGCGTGTTCATCGGTTCTAGTAATAGATGGTCTCAACGACAGTTGGGCTATTGTTTagttgggttctttaatatcatgcaagcatttCACATAGGAATCATACCTCTATAATCCTGATAACTTGAATAGTAACCTTAGATCTAACTCTTTTAAATCATACTAGTTAACCCATCCAATCATCTTGAGTAATTGTCCTGCTCAAACCAATTTccttgttacttttatttcattGCACTAATAATAATCTTCAGCCTAGCTTAGTTATAATAAGATCTATTGATTCCtcagctccttgtggattcgatccctaagtattacaattgacctcttttgatgagagtaatattgctatagggtaatttgagcaagtATAAAATTTGGAAGCAAGGAAAACAAGGAAATATTCAGGTGCATGCCCAGCATAACCAGAAGCAAGGAAAACAAGGAATTATTGTCTGCTGACCCCGCTGCtttggaacgttcaatccgcaaacaGATCCGTTCCGCATCGATCAATACACCTACCTGTGCATCGACCGATTCTCATCGCCAACCGTCTACCGAGTTTCAGTCACCGTCGAGCGATACCAGTTCACCGACATCGATCGATCTCACTCTGACATCCGTCGATACTATTCCATCCACATCGACCAATACTTTTCAGTACCCGTCGACTCACATCTTTCATCTGACATCGACTGATACCGCATCTcgcgcatcgatcgatactgagAACAGGTCGCGACTTTGATACTCCGAGCGGACGAACATGGAAACCCGCGTGACCAAGATGGTCACctgcgtaatgcagcaggtcaAAAGATTAATGATCAGGGGATCACAATCCTTGATCTAGAAGCTGCTGCAGCTGCTTCTCAAGCTGCAGAAGAGGCCACCAGAAACAGATCATTGGCTGGCTGACTACAACCGTCCTGATCAATACTACGCCAAGAGATCTGCAATCCGCCCTCCAGAGATTCAGAGGACCGATTTTGAGGTGAAGCCTATCTACTACACACTTGTAGGACATATACCCTACAGTGGAGCACCTAACGAGCATCTTATGGACCATCTAGAGAGGTACGAGGATCTCATATCGGTTGTCAAAGCCAATGGAATACCAGCTGATTACCTACTTTGCAAGCTTTTTAAGCACTCTCTTACTGGAGAAGCTTTGCAATTGCTTAAGCAACTATcaccaggatctcttacatTCTGGAATGAcatcaagaatgctttcttgatCAACTTCTTTGATGAAGCACGCACAGAAGACTTGATAACCAAGACTTCTACCTTCAAATAGAAGTCTGCAGAACCTTTCAAACGCTGTTGGGTCCGTTTCAAGACCTACCAAAGAGattgcccacaccatggattcaaccAAGTGTAGcttgttagggtatttttgtgtaggatcgttttagCACTATGGAACACTAGAGGATTTGTATGAAAGAAAGAGAAATCGTAAATtagaagatgttattgagtgtTTGAATCGGGACTAGAATGTTtgggtgtataaaccctagtctttgtcgcctaaactctaatcttctAGTCTCCAAAAGTCGATCTTAGGTGTTTAAACCTTTATTGGTTATTTGAATCTCGTTTGGGTGTTGAACCCGGGTTTGATTCAAATGGTAAGGATTGTTTTGCCACTTGTGCTAGtggatcccttattctagggtttgggctccccatTTGTaattgtagatgtcggcttcaagtaatagaactcttccataatcggaaaaatggaagtttccccttaggtggagatttttattttgctccaaggggtcggtccgatctaggggttcggacctaaggcaggggttggtccctggttccttcttgagcaagggtccggaaaTCGAGGACCTATctggaagctggagaaaacttatgtctggatacTTTTCCCCAatagtttgccccttattccttgatttgctcgtggaaatcaagggataacatgtGCTTCTTGAGCCTTGGTAGTTTTCTCCTTGGGACGGAGCATCTCTTGGGTACCTTATCTTCTTGCAGTGGGTCAGGCCGGGACCTTAGCTGGAAGCTATGATTCGGGAAGGCCTTGAATTTCTCGACCCAATTGCTAAAAGATCATTCGGATCGTCCATAACTGCTATAATCTTCCTTCTTGGATCTTACTTTCCCTTTTGAAGATCACGTCTTTACTCCAGGAGATCCAGGGAGCGGGGTTCTTTTGAATTCGAATTTCCCGAGCCCAGTCTTGGGAACTCCGAGATCTCGGATCGGCGGATTTTCCGAGGAGAACGCCCAACAGCTCTCTTTcgttttcatatatatactcTCGTCTTCGTGTAACATCTCCTTATTCTCGAATCTTGCCACTTCTCGTGCTAACTCCCGAAGCTTTTCAATGGCAGAAGTAAACGAGTCGGAGAAGAGAGCGAACTCCTTGTCGTCTGGATCCAGCAGCCCACCGCCACGTCATGATACAAACGTACAAAATCCTTTGTCCCCAGCTCCCTTATCGTTTGTTTCTTCGGGATCTCCGCAAGTGGGCCCCGCATCAACAGTTAGAGAGGATGAGCTATGCGATTGGCGAGAAAGGTATTCGCTTCCTTCTTCCGTTGTCCTTTGCATTCCTAGATTATTAGAACGTGCTTCCGGTGGTATGCCTGAGAAGATTTCTATTTATGAGGCTTTCTTCGAATCGGGCTTCAGAGGTGATGTACCATCGTTGATATCGAGTCTCTGCAACTACTTTCATATCTCTCCATCTCAGCTTAATCCTCCAGCTTGGCGCATCCTTATAGCCATCCAAAACCTCGGAGATGAAGAGGATATGGCTTTTGGAGTTAATGAAGTACTCTTTGCCTATCATCTGGCTCCGATCAATGGGCATGAGGGCATTTTCATCTTCGTCCAATATCTGGGCTTCCCATAGTTG from Raphanus sativus cultivar WK10039 chromosome 8, ASM80110v3, whole genome shotgun sequence includes:
- the LOC108829823 gene encoding LOW QUALITY PROTEIN: cytochrome P450 83B1 (The sequence of the model RefSeq protein was modified relative to this genomic sequence to represent the inferred CDS: inserted 1 base in 1 codon) produces the protein MDLFLIIAAMVAVAAFLLLRSSTKKSLRLPPGPKGLPIIGNLHQMEKFNPQHFLFRLSKLYGPIFTMKIGGRRLAVISSAELAKELLKTQDLNFTARPLLKGQQTMSYQGRELGFGQYTAYYREMRKMCMVNLFSPNRVASFRPVREEECQRMMDKIYKAADQSGTVDLSELLLSFTNCVVCRQAFGKRYNEYGTEMKRFINILYETQALLGTLFFSDLFPYFGFLDNLTGLSARLKRAFKELDTYLQELLDETLDPNRPKQETESFIDLLMQIYKDQPFSIKFTHENVKAMILDIVVPGTDTAAAVVVWAMTYLIKYPEAMKKAQDEVRNVVGDKGYVSEEDIPNLPYLKAVIKESLRLEPVIPILLHRETIADAKIGGYDIPAKTIIQVNAWAVSRDTAAWXDNPNEFIPERFMNEHKGVDFKGQDFELLPFGSGRRMCPAMHLGVAMVEIPFANLLYRFDWNLPKGIKPEDIKMDVMTGLAMHKKDHLVLAPRTHI